The DNA region AACAAGCTTGGTAGTGCCGGCAGAGAAAGAGTGCTGGATAATTTCACTTATGATATCTTTGCGGATAACATCAAGAAAATGATCGGAGAACTTTGATACTGATATAAAAAACGAATGGCATCTTTTTATGGGATGTCATTCGTTTTTTATATATGATTATAAACCAAAAAACAGCAGCTTCCGAAAAAGCTGCCGTTTTTATCATCATGATCGATCCGCTTGCACGAAATTACCTAACTGTAACAGTAATAGCGTTCTTGATAGCACCGTTGGTATCCCACTTGCCGTTTACTCTTGCAGCAACAGCGACCTTATAGGTCATACCGGGTGTCAGGTTCTTAGGAGTAACGTAGCTGTTGTTAGTGATGTTGGAAGTCTGAACTCTCCACTTACCAGCCAGATATACAGCGATACCGTACTTGTCAGCACCATTTACCTTGTCCCAAACGAACTGGATCTGGTGGTACTGAGAGTTGGTAACTGCTCTCAGATTAGCAGGAACAGTGTCAGAAGTATCGGAACCGGAAGAACCTACAACTGCGGTAGCAGTGTTGATACCGTATCTGAGGTTACCGCTGACGTAGTCGCCTGTCAGGGTGGGCTTTTCGATATTGAGAGTCAGCTTGGAACCGTTGTATGTAGCGCCGCTCTTTACCTTCAGGGTGAATGTACCCAGAAGATTGTTTGAACCGAGGGTAACAGATGATGTAGCATTATCGAATACGTTGACGTACTGGCCGTTAGTGAAGTTATCAATAGTGCTCAGGCCGCTTACAGCGAAACCGAAGCTGACAGAGTCGAATACGTTCTTGTCTACATCCAGGACCATTTTACCTGCAGAGATCTGTCTGTTTGTCAGATTGCTGAGGTATACGGGAACGGAAACATAAGTGCTGCCGTTAGAAGTGCTTGCCTTTGCTGCGCCCATCTGCAGGTTAGCCTTTACGTTGTAGATCGTTCTCATAGGAGTCTGAGTTTTCTCGCCTGTGGACTTATTGATCTTAACAGCGTAGATGTGTGCGTTGTTCATAGCTGAAGTCATATTAAAGGTTACAGACTTTGAGGTGTAGTTCAGCTTTGTCCAGTTGAACTGATCTACCTTGTTTGTGCCCTTTGTAGCGCTGGAGCTGTAGTACCATTCATAGTTAAAGCCGTCAGTGCCATATGATTTATCATCTTTATCGAGGGTAACTTCCATGGTAAAGGAACTGCCTGTCGGACAGTATACATCGCCTGTGAGAAATGTTCCGTCATACTCAAAATCGCTGATATCAGCTGCGCCGGCTACGATAACATTTCCGGCATTTGCAAATGGTGCGGGAACAATGCCGGCAACGGCAGAACCCATGAGCGTTACTGTTGAAAGAACTGCTGCGCATTTGCTTACAACTTTTTTCATGTTCATATTAAAGACCTCCATATTAATTTTAAGTGTTAAGTCAAGTACTATCGGGTCATTATCAGTTTTCTTAAAACTGCCAATTCTATAAAAGCCTATTCTCCCTGTACCTATTCTCCTTATGAACCGATTTCTTAACTTATTTAATTATATCATATCATCCAAATGCTTGCAATAGTTAAAATAAATAAATATTAAGGCCGGGGTTTATAACATTAGTATAATTGTATATGACATAACAATTTGTACACAATACAAATTTTTTATCGGCGCTTTGTGAAATGTTTAGTATATTTTGAATAGGATAATATTCTTATATAACGTCGGTGAGAGACCGTGCATAAAAAAAACGATATCATATTATGTGGAATTTCAGGTCTGAAAGTCGCGGATGACTGTTCTGCTGAGAGATGGATACTGTTTGATAGTCGGTTTTCGTTCTTTATTATACTATATTATATATCGAATTGAAAGGGCTTCGTTTGAAATATTTCATAAAAGCTTTTTGAGAAAATTATTAGCTTGATGCAAATATCAAAACAATTAACCAATGTTTAAGCTTTTGCTTTGATGATCTGCGCTGATAACTTCCGTGATATCGGCGATCTCGCACAAGATCAAGTAAAAATAAATTTACCGATAGAATAGCTTTGATATATGATAAGTATGATATTTATCAAATATAGCTGAGCCGTTTTTATGTTTCGGTTTGTAGCATAGAATGTTAAATTATTGATATTATCTGCGCAAATGCGTTTTGAATTATAATTTTAGCAAATTTAAATTTTTGATATATCTGATTAAATTTCAGACATTTTATCGAAATTTTCCATTTTGGATGATTATACCAAATATCAAAAATTCGATTGGAAATTTCGGCTAATTTGTCGGTTAACTATAATTTATATACATATAAAATTAATCAATTTAGTTCGTTCGCTGTTCATTTACATGAAAATATGTGCATAATTTACTGCTTTTGTAGCTCATTCGGTTTCAAATCGACCTAACTGCGCCGAGAATTCATTCTATTTTTACAAGAGGGATTTGACATATTCGCTAAAAAATAGTATAATATAAGGGATAATTAATTGTAAGACCGGCTGTGTTTCAAATTGTCGCTTTTGCACAGTCGGAATACACAGCTTATGATATACATTAATAATGGGAGTGAACGATATGAAAGGTATTATTCTAGCCGGCGGTTCCGGTACAAGACTCTATCCATTAACGATGGTAACATCAAAACAGCTTCTGCCTGTATATGACAAGCCGATGGTCTATTATCCTTTGTCAACGCTGATGCTGGCGGGCATAAAGGATATACTCATAATCTCGACCCCTACCGACCTGCCGAATTTTGAAAGGCTTCTCGGAGACGGCTCGGAATATGGTATCAGCCTTTCTTATAAGGTACAGCCTTCACCCGACGGTCTGGCACAGGCGTTCATTCTCGGTGAAGAATTCATAGGCGATGATGCCTGCGCTATGGTACTGGGCGATAACATTTTCTACGGCAACGGCTTCGGAAGTATTCTCCGTGCCGCAAAGGAAAATGCCGAGAAAAATGACAGAGCGACAGTATTCGGCTACTATGTTCCCGATCCCGAGCGTTTCGGTGTGGTTGAATTTGATGAAAAGGGTCAGGCTGTCTCCATTGAGGAAAAGCCTAAGGCGCCTAAGTCCAACTATGCGGTGACGGGTCTTTACTTCTATCCCAAGGGCGTTTCTGCCAGAGCAAATGAGGTCAAGCCATCGGCAAGAGGGGAGCTGGAGATAACCACCCTCAACGAGATGTACCTTGATGACGGTCTGCTGGATGTTCAGCTTCTGGGCAGAGGCTTTGCATGGCTTGATACGGGTACTATGGACAGCCTTGCAGAGGCGACAAACTTCGTGCAGATGGTACAGAACCGTCAGGGCATAGAGATATCCGCCCCTGAGGAAATAGCCTTCATCAACGGCTGGATAGATAAGGACGGACTGATGAAGTCTGCCGAAAAATACGGCAAATCTCCCTACGGCGCACACCTGAAAAAGGTTGCAGAGGGTAAGATAAAATACTAAGGAGCTTTTAAGATGGGTAATTTTACTTTCAATGAAACTAAGCTGAAAGGCGTTTACATAATCGACGTCAAGACCTACGGCGACAACCGCGGATACTTTATGGAGACCTACAAAGAGGACGATTTCAAGGCGGCTGGTCTTGATTACAGCTTTGTTCAGGATAACCAGTCAAGTTCACGAAAGGGCGTACTCAGGGGACTTCACTTCCAGAAAAATCACCCTCAGGCTAAACTTGTAAGGGTACTGAAAGGCGAGGTCTTTGACGTTGCAGTTGACCTTAGAAAGGGAAGTGAGACCTACGGACAGTGGGTAGGTGCTGTGCTTTCCGAGGAGAACAAGCGACAGTTCATGATACCCCG from Ruminococcus albus AD2013 includes:
- the rfbA gene encoding glucose-1-phosphate thymidylyltransferase RfbA translates to MKGIILAGGSGTRLYPLTMVTSKQLLPVYDKPMVYYPLSTLMLAGIKDILIISTPTDLPNFERLLGDGSEYGISLSYKVQPSPDGLAQAFILGEEFIGDDACAMVLGDNIFYGNGFGSILRAAKENAEKNDRATVFGYYVPDPERFGVVEFDEKGQAVSIEEKPKAPKSNYAVTGLYFYPKGVSARANEVKPSARGELEITTLNEMYLDDGLLDVQLLGRGFAWLDTGTMDSLAEATNFVQMVQNRQGIEISAPEEIAFINGWIDKDGLMKSAEKYGKSPYGAHLKKVAEGKIKY
- the rfbC gene encoding dTDP-4-dehydrorhamnose 3,5-epimerase; the protein is MGNFTFNETKLKGVYIIDVKTYGDNRGYFMETYKEDDFKAAGLDYSFVQDNQSSSRKGVLRGLHFQKNHPQAKLVRVLKGEVFDVAVDLRKGSETYGQWVGAVLSEENKRQFMIPRGFAHGFLVLSDYAEFAYKCDDVYHPEDEGGIMWNDPAIGIEWPEAGELILSEKDKVHPSLAESKIEF